From Salarias fasciatus chromosome 8, fSalaFa1.1, whole genome shotgun sequence:
ACAGCGGAGGATGCTTAATTATAACCTTTAGGAAGCATTTACAAGAGCAGAAAGTGGTTAAGTCTCTAAAGATGGAGGCTTTTTACTGCTGTTCTGTCAGAGGAAACCGCTGAGGTTTGACTGTTGAACATTAAGGCCTGAATCATGCCTGCGGCGCTGTGTTTTAGTGGCACTTAATCACCATTAAGGGGCCAGAAAGTGGTGTTGGATCAGGAGCCAGCATTTGAAGAGTGGGGGATTTTGTAGCGGTGGCCAAACTCAACATGGCCCAGTTCAGCCTGGATGACTGGTCCAGACCCCTGCGTTCATACTTGATGTCACACCGATCTGGCTGACTGCTCAGTCGTGATGGATTTGCCAAAACAGAAGGATCGCTGGTTTGAAGTGCCATGTTCGATGAAGAAGAAATGCATCGATTGCATGTCCTTTAGTCCTGAAAATGTGGGCCATAGCTGTGAGGGTACCGGTGGTTTCCTGCCAAAAGCAGCACGTCGGGATGGCTGGTAAAGAGCGCTTCGAGCCCTGAAATGGACAGATGTGGCAGCGATGAATAACATACATGTGCAGGCCGAGCGGACTCCCGGGAAGCCATGGATACTGAAGTGCTTGTTTTGCTCCCCGAAATGTTTCCGTTGCCTCTGTTTGAAACCGCCGCGGCGACGTCATACTCCAGATTATGAAGTCTGTCTGAACAGAGAACACATTCATGCACAAACTGGCGTTGTTTCTGCGCAGCAGCGGTTTTGAGGCCATTATTCAGTATAATAGCCAACCGGGCCTGTTTAATGAATGATTTGGGCTGGGACTGAGCTCTTCCAGATGCCACTCTCATACCAACAGGATGATGGCCATGATTGGTGGAGGAAACGCCACCAAAAATATCATTGAGTGACGGTATTCTTCcaccttctctcttttcttttatttctaatGTTCCCTTTTTTCCTTGCAGGTAgcagaaacaacacacaaaGGGACGGCGACCCGGACTGGTCTCAGTTTCCTCGCAGCCTCCCGGATCCCCTCCTGAGGCAGGATGGAGCCCCAGGGGCAGCTCGGAGCAGGAGGGGATTGTGGGATGTCAAACCTGCTGGTGCCAAGTCCTCAGAGCGAGGCGGTGACCCACGAGATGGAGGAGCTCTCGCTGCAGCCCACGCAGAGTCTGCCTCCGCTCAACGAACGCAAGAACGGTAATTAGACGGCGTGGCCACTTCACCTCAACGGGTCATGTGTTTGTATCCACAGGAGGTGGATCAACAGACTTTCAGAACTCTTGTTGAAGCAAGGATTGTAGGGGTAACAAAATGGTTACAGTGTCACTTTACGATCCTAAGACATCCCACACATGCTGCGCATTAACACACCTACCCAAGCACATGCCCATTTAATCATCTGATGAGTTTAAAACGTGCCGCAAACCAAAGCCTCCAGCTCCCGAAGCAAACCGCCAGGCTTCGCCTTTCATCACCGTCACAGCGTTGCTGTGGCTGCTGGCAGCCGGATGAGTCTGACACTGATGGATGGCTGCACAGTTGGCAGGTTTTATGAGAGGGATGCAGAGACCGCTCCGTTTATCTACTCCTAATCGCAGTTGGACAAGATAAACCATGGAGTCCACTGGCATTCATGAAAACCTTCTCCGAAGGCGGATTAGAAAGCGCAGATTGTTTACGTCGAGGCAGGTCCTCACCgggttcagtgtgtttgttggtttttgtgcTGTCGTGCTGCTGTCGTCTGGAAGAGAGCACACCGAAACGTCTCGACTGTGGAAAACTTCTGTGGAATGTCAACAGTAGTAGCACCCACTCATCATCTCGGCTCCTGTCACATCCCCTCCAGCGAGAACCCACACCTCATACTTTCCACACCGCTTTGTCAGCGGCAGAGTGCCTTCCtttgtgttgaatttttttttttttttttttttttttcttatcgcGCAGGTGTTAATCTGTCTGCCACGAAGACAGGAATGAGTCCCACATTGTGTGAAAGTCAGGGAgtctggagggagaggagcgcaGAGAGCGGCTGTCTGCACTTTGTTGAAACAGAGATAAGAACGTGGCCAGTAAGCCGCAACAATAGAATAATAAACCAACCGAGCTCTTGTGGGTCGAGTTTGTTGTTGCAGTTGGTTCAAAAGACAATTattcatgcatttattcatGCATACTAGTTATTTCTTCCTAATTCACAATTGAATATAGCTTTTAGCCCCGACTTCATATTAAATATCCCCTAATGTACCGTTGAAATTGTCTCGGGATGATTTTTGAGTAGCTTTATCTGCTGTTCTTTTTGAAATACCTGCTTGTTTATAAATCTGCGTCCTTCAAGCGGCACGAGCTCAAGCCAATGAGCTTTCTTGCAGTCTGGTCTGTTGATGAAGTGACTATTCAGGGATGTTTTCTCAGTGAAGTCTGGATGATAAACCCTGCCGAGGGTCTTCATGTCTGTGTACTTTTGTTAAATCGCAAAGTTAAAGAATCCAAAGGTCGTAGTTGAGCCTATAGTTTATgaacagtctgtgtgtgtttgtctggagACCaagcattttaaatatttcGACTGTGTTTATAGCATATGAAAGTGCTCTTGTcatcaaaaaagaaatgaaaaaaaaaaagaaagttgggAACtgcactgatttgttttttgagAAATGACTGAGCTTGACACCCCTGTTTTAACCCACAAGAGCAAAGAGGAACAGAGTGTTCACCAGTGAGCTTTAGAGCCACAGGAAGGATGAACTGTTCTGTTGAAATGAGTCAATCTGTTTGTTTAGAAGAGGAATGTTCTATCAGACATTCATCAATTGAATTGAATTCTAAAAAATATTCCTTCCTCATGTATGTGTTTCAAAGCCCATCTCAGTTCAGATAGAGGAAGTggatttgagtgtgtgttgtaggCCTGTGTGTGCTCGTCCGTGTCATCCAGCTCGCTCCTCGGACTGCTGAGGTCATAGGTCGGCCAGTGTTTGTTGAAACAAAGCGGCGTTTCCCGGAGGAGCCGAGGACAATGCAACTGACTGGAAGTCCATCTGAATCACCTGCAGACCCATTAACGCCGCTCCGCTCAGCCCCGGCTCGCCGATTCCTCTCCGACACGTGCAGATCTTTTCCATCTCTTCCTCCAAACTTGTGACGTTAAAAGTGAATGTTTGACCGCAGCTCTGTGGGCAACTACAGATGCAGTATTCATCAGGAAGCTGCGCTCGTCATCACATTTAATGTcactatatttttttcttttttcatgcgGCGGCGCAGCAAGGCCTGCGATCTGAGGTCTGCAGCGTTCTTGAAAGAAAGCGTTGGCCCGACTTCATCACCGTCAGCATGTATGGCGAGGACGAAGAGGCAGCTGAGGGTTTGGAGAAACTAAAAATGTGAGGTTGAGCGAGGCCAGCTGTTTCCTGTCGGTGCGTGCGAGTTTGTATTTTACTGTGCGCTTTGACACGTCGTTCTTCTGTGAATGGAGAAGTGTGCGCAGTCACGCGCCGCGTTTAATCTGTGGAAATCTAAACCACCTCCTCAGTGCGACGCGGCTCTCTGATCCAGACACAATAACGGCGCCACACCGGACTCATAAAATACCTGTCATATCGAGGATACAGTCTCAGTTTCAAGAGAAGAAGGTGTCTGCTGAGTCAGAAGCTTGGCCGGCAGCTACGACGAACCGCGTTCGAGCGGAATCGCCTCCAGCGAGAGAGAAACCCGTCCCGGCCGGGCAGAGCGAGATGGGGAAGTGGGAGTTGAGGGGGAGGCGGAGGTGATACAAACATAAAAGTTAGGGAGggataaagaaagaaaaaaagtccagGACAGACAGATTATAGCTCCTGCTGCACGATACCGTTTGATTACAATGTTTGTCTTGAAATCAGACGGCTTAAGTGCTCAGGTGTGTTGTGGACTGCCTGGGGAAGCAGGAGTGTAGAGTCAGTATGGAGGTGGAGACAGCTGGAGAAGGTGAGCACTCGTCTTCTGTGTTGTTCATGTCCGGCGTTTTCTCAATTCAGTCAGGCTGACATCACCAGTGTCGGAGAAAATTCCCCTAAACATGTTACTTCATCTTGCTAATCATTCCCAGTTATGTGCTTTCTAGAGATTAAATACATGCAATGCAGttgagtgtttcttttttttttagatcaaatGTACTTTTAAGTGCTTTAAATGTTAACAGAGCAGCCTGATTATTCCGTTCTCCCTGAAACGTTCTCTGTGTCGGCCTGAAGTGTTCCAGCACCTGGTGGAGCGTCACCACCCGGTGCTGCTCCTCTGTGTATGTAAGCACATAGTCGGCTGGTAAGATAACCGAAGACCTCGGAGCGGGTGTTCAGTGCTCAGCGCCCGAGGAGCCGTCTGCAACAATGACGTTATTGTACGACGTCAGCCGGACGGCTCCAGAGCAGGATATGAGTTATATCTCATCCCGGGGAGGGATTTGTGTGTGGTTGCCTACCTCTTGGAGCTTGATCTCATTTTCCCCTGTggcgatgttttttttttcttttcttttcttttctttcagtgcGCTGCTTCATCTTTATGTTTTGCAATCAAAAcattcttgcttttttttactGCACGAGttcttatttcttttctctgtttttgcttTCAAGTGCTGCAGTTGAGGCTTCAGCAGAGGCGAACCCgcgagcagctggtggagcagggCATCATGCCGCGTGAGTAACGCCACTGCCAGCTGTCCGTCACACActgatggtgtgtgtgggaGGTTTAAATGATAACAGAGGGGCTCCCGCTCATACTGGTATAATAATAAACatgctttgtttctttgtaaGTGACATCATTTGAGAGCGAAACTGTTTTTAAACGTGTTTTTTTACGTATTGGTTGTGTGTTGCAGCTCTGAAGAGCCCAGCAGCGTTCCATGGACAGATTCGCAGCTTGGAGCGAGCGAGGGTGAGACGAACTTTATAGGAACTGATTAACTTCAGAATTTATTCCTTGATTTAATGACTAATATTTACAGGAATGTAGAAGTAAGACTGATCCGTGTTCCGtgttctctcctccagactgAGAATTTCCTCAAGCACAAGATCCGCAGTCGTCCCGAGCGAGCCGAGCTGGTCAGGATGCACATCCTGCAAGGTAGTGAACGTCCTCCTGGTCACAATGTCGACATTTGCATTAAAGCTGTGTTCATAGTTTCCTTTGGAACAATGGAGAACAAATGGACTGAATAGGCCTTCCACGTTTCCTCAGGCATTATGAGACGTGCTGAACGTGTTCCATGACAAGCAAGCAAACGGAACAAAAAGCCACACCTGCTTTTAATGACTTCATCTCAATGACGACACTATTGGTCATgcaaatggataaaaaaaaaaaatgttttaaaaggttttaaaaatgcagtacaaTTTAAAATCTTCCATCTTCAGTTCAATTTTAAATGAACTCAGGCTTGTGCGGTCCCTGATCTGGTTACGGAGATTCTCCCAAATGCAGATTGACTTTCATTGCAACAATATGCAGCCATAAAGACGTCTCTAACGGTTCAATCCAGTGATACTGCGTATTGATTCATTCAGTTCACTTCAGTGTTGTTTACATCGAGCAGCCCAGCAGTCTTGTATGGAGAATGAACCAACAATACTGCAGGATGGCTTGATTATTCTATGATTTGTACGTCACAGCTGCTACGGCCTTCTCCACCTTTTTATTCTGCTGCATCTTCACGGCTGCGCTTGTTCGCCGTTCAAGAGATAATCGGCTTTCTTGCCCGCAGAGACGGGAGCCGAGCCGTCCCTACAGGCCACTCAGATGAAGCTGAAACGGGCCCGGCTGGCCGACAACCTCAACGAGAAGATCGCCCAGAGACCCGGCCccatggagctggtggagaaaaACATCTTGCCAGTGGACTCCACCCTCAAACAGGCCATCATCGGTAAGCAGTGCTAACCTGTGTGACCTGTGGAGCTTGCGTTACTGGAAAAACAGGGATTCACCTCCATGACTGTCTCCCTGCAGGCCAGGTGAATTATACCAAGGTTGTGGATGAAGACAGCAGTGATGCACTGTCCCCGGAGCAGCCGGCCAGCCAGGAGTCTCAGAGCTCTGTTCCCTCGCCAGGAGACGTCAGACTCCCAGAGACGCCGTCTCCAGGCCCCCCACTAACACCACTCCCCACCCCCATGCTGCAGGTGCGACAGACGATAGACATTGCTTTCTTCGCTTTAGTTCTGACGTGTTTCTAAGTGTTTCTTCGTTCTGCCTCTGCAGCCCCTGCCAACGCCAGACTTTATGAAAATCGTCACTGCCACTGAGCAGCCGGCCAGCCGGCCGGCGATCCCGCCCCCTCAGCCCGTCACTACAGCAGCTCTCTCCAAGCCCGGCCCGACGCTGGTCAAAGTAGGCGCCGTGCTTTTAATCTAGCCTCCAGAGAGGAAAGTCGCCCCTTTCCTTTTGACGTGACTGATTTCTTCatgtccccacacacacacacacacaacagcaaagcCAGCAGAAAGCCCCCTCAGAGAAGAGTCGCAGCAAGAAGGGCAAAGAACCAAAGTCGAGGGTGAAGAAGCTGAAGTACCACCAGTACGTCCCGCCGGACCAGAAGCAGGAGGCAAGCGAGGCGCCCATGGACTCGTCGTACGCCcgactcctgcagcagcagcagctcttcctgcagctgcagatcctcagccagcagcagcagcactacAACTACCAGACCATTCTACCAGCGCCACTCAAGTACGGCCGCAGAACACTTTCCACAGCTCTGtattcaattatttatttttttaatcagtgttgcATTGAATTGTACATTTTTAGAGAAGTTTGGTTTGCTTCCATGGCCGTTTGTTTGACAGACATAGCGAACAATTGTTTTCTTCAATCCTGAGGGCGATTAGCTTCTTTTCCAATAACATTCCAGCTTGTAATGATTTTAATAACTAACAGGATGTTGGGCTCACCGCCGTGCGCGCTCTGCTGGCCCATCCATCCGGTGATCCTGCCTCACGATTTGGAACAgatttcctctgtgtttcctctctttcactCCTCTCCATCGCTCCAATTATCCACACAATAATCTTCTTTGTCCTCCTGCCctctttctgcccccccccctcctcctcctcactcacctCATATCCCCGTGATACAGAAGCGGCATCAGTGACGTCCTGAAATAACACTGACCTCAAACTTGTCTCCCTCTTTCTTGCGGCAGGCCTGTGGCAGAAGGTCAGAACAACAACGCGGCGACCCTCCCCACCTCCATCGTGGTGTCGCTGCCCAccgcccccccgcctcccccgctGCCTCCGGCTCCCGCCCGGCCGAACAACTCGCTCTCCAACCGCAAGCCGGGAGTCCTGCCCGCCaacctggaggagatgaaggtgCTTGGAAACCCATTTCCTCTAGTTGTGTTCTTCCTCTCGTTCTAGATGtggttgttttattattattctttctCTCCAGGTGGCAGAGCTGaaactggagctgaagctgcgcGGCCTCCCCGTGTCGGGAACAAAGACCGACCTGATCGAAAGGCTGAGGCCTTTTCAGGAGAATGtcagctccgccgccgcccctccccctcccgccACCGCCACGCTCTCCTCCATCCCCATGGAGGTCACCGCGCCCGCCATTATCCTCCCAGTCCAGCAGGTGGCTCCAGAGAACATGAGCTCCACGCCGCCCGTCTCACCCGTTCCCGCCGACCCCGCCGCCTGCCAGCAGGACGTCGGCATGCCCGAGGCGCCGCCGCCCGAACAGAAGATGATGACCGCGGGTGTGGTGGCTCTGCAGTCCTCGCCCCTCGCGTCGTTCCGCGTCCCCGAGGAGAAGGACAGGAGGCTCCACGAGAAGGAGAGGCAGATCGAGGAGCTGAtgaggaagctggagcaggagcagaagttggtggaggagctgaagatgcagctggaggtggagaagaggggTCAAGGCAACGGCATGACCGACACCGCGATGTCACCCCCCAAGCTCTCCACTGTGTCCACCATGAGCCCCCGTCCCCCTGTCCTCAACTCCAACTTGGTGAAGATGGAGGGAGCAGTCCTGTCGAACTGCTCCTCCACTAGTTCGTCCATTGCGAACTCTCTCCTCGGCTCCCAGGCGCTGACGGCCTCCCTGCCGACCGTGGTGAAGCTGGAGGATGTGACGGTCTCTTCCGGAAAGCCGCTTCAGCTCCAGACCCAAACCCAGCTCATCACGCAGATGCAGCCCCAAACCCAGCCCCAGGTGGCCGCCGGCGCCCAGCTGCTGCCCCAGAAGAGCCCCAAGCTGCAGGCgcagccgccggccgccggcccCGGCCTGCAGCAGTTCTTCATCAGCCACCCGGGCGGCGTGTCCCAAGTGCTGGGCCAGCCCCAGACTCTGCTGACCGCCACGGGCCAGGCGGGGACTCAGATCCTTCTCCCGGTTTCACTACCCAACAATGCCACCGCCATCCAGCTGCCGAACACCACCGTCAACCTGCAGGTAGGAGCCGGAGACACTTGCTGACGCAGTCGTGTTGTAAAGCACATTATCGACTCACCATTACACATTTTCTCAGCCGGTTCTCCAGGCCGCCGTCTCAAATCCGGGCCTGGTGCAGGCTTCAGTCCCTCAGCTGCAGACCGCTAAGGTGGAGATGACCTCCAGTCAGCAGCCGCTGCTACAGGTCAGCCTCAACACGACTGAGAATAACAACAATCgagtattaaaataaaattaactttatgggtttttgtttttcctgacagACTCTGACTATGTGCAATAACACTACTGGTGTGGAGAACCACAGCAGAGCGGAGAGGAACCCTCAGTGTTCTCTGAGGAGATCTCCAGAGAACCGAGTCTCCCCGCAGGCGTCACCCAACCACCACATGACCAACGGACTGCTCACTAAGGTATCGCTGACTCCTCCCTGCTCGTCTGAGGCAGTCGGAATGCTGTGTGAGTTACATCACATTTCATCCCCGCAGCCTCCTTCCCCGCAGCCCGCTTTCATCCTGCAGCCCTCCTCCCTGGTGGCTCCGCCCCCAAAGACGCGAGAACCTCCCCGCTACGAGGACGCCGTCAAGCAGAGCCGCAACCTGCACATCAATAGCGTTTCACAGGTGAGACAGTTCACACACGCGTGTCGAGCCGCCGCAGCGTCCTTCATTCATCTTCAGTCTCTCAGCACGGTGATGGAAATACAAAGTGCTTTAATGCCCTCgtgtgtctattttttttttcccaggttcCCACAGCAACCAGCCAGCAAATGGACGACTTGTTCGACATCCTCATCGAGAGCGGAGGTAACTTGGCACGCGCAGCGACAGCCAGATGAAA
This genomic window contains:
- the mrtfba gene encoding myocardin-related transcription factor B — encoded protein: MEPQGQLGAGGDCGMSNLLVPSPQSEAVTHEMEELSLQPTQSLPPLNERKNVLQLRLQQRRTREQLVEQGIMPPLKSPAAFHGQIRSLERARTENFLKHKIRSRPERAELVRMHILQETGAEPSLQATQMKLKRARLADNLNEKIAQRPGPMELVEKNILPVDSTLKQAIIGQVNYTKVVDEDSSDALSPEQPASQESQSSVPSPGDVRLPETPSPGPPLTPLPTPMLQPLPTPDFMKIVTATEQPASRPAIPPPQPVTTAALSKPGPTLVKQSQQKAPSEKSRSKKGKEPKSRVKKLKYHQYVPPDQKQEASEAPMDSSYARLLQQQQLFLQLQILSQQQQHYNYQTILPAPLKPVAEGQNNNAATLPTSIVVSLPTAPPPPPLPPAPARPNNSLSNRKPGVLPANLEEMKVAELKLELKLRGLPVSGTKTDLIERLRPFQENVSSAAAPPPPATATLSSIPMEVTAPAIILPVQQVAPENMSSTPPVSPVPADPAACQQDVGMPEAPPPEQKMMTAGVVALQSSPLASFRVPEEKDRRLHEKERQIEELMRKLEQEQKLVEELKMQLEVEKRGQGNGMTDTAMSPPKLSTVSTMSPRPPVLNSNLVKMEGAVLSNCSSTSSSIANSLLGSQALTASLPTVVKLEDVTVSSGKPLQLQTQTQLITQMQPQTQPQVAAGAQLLPQKSPKLQAQPPAAGPGLQQFFISHPGGVSQVLGQPQTLLTATGQAGTQILLPVSLPNNATAIQLPNTTVNLQPVLQAAVSNPGLVQASVPQLQTAKVEMTSSQQPLLQTLTMCNNTTGVENHSRAERNPQCSLRRSPENRVSPQASPNHHMTNGLLTKPPSPQPAFILQPSSLVAPPPKTREPPRYEDAVKQSRNLHINSVSQVPTATSQQMDDLFDILIESGEITPFIHPELPASLAKTLPVTANITTLPVNTVLSRPPQQIQVAPPPAPSSLAAPGLPGLSSLATDNQLEAFLETTLADTPPASDPRTQGLMEELQAQLMEQQPYSPMDTSDLSFCDSSPPSSLNMGLSDPALDNMEWLDLTMPPGPAGVLTPLGIPTDFLDTHDLHWD